The DNA region GCAGATGAACCACGCCCCAGTTCCGCTTCAGCTTCCGTTTCCCGAGCGCGAACGACACCAGCGCCCCGCTCTGCAACTCAGCCCGCGCGATCCACGGCGAGATCACGCCCGCGCCGAGCCCGATCTTCACCAGCTCCTTGATCGCCTCCATGCTCCCAAGCTCGATGAAGTTCACCAGCGCCATCTTCTCGTCGCGGAAATACTCGCTCACCAGGCGGAACGTGTAACTGGTTTTATTATACATGATCAGTGTCTCCTCCGCCAGCGCCTCGCGGTCCACCCGCCCCGCCTGCGCCCACGGATGCAGCGGCGCCACTAGAAACCTCAGCTCGTCCTCGAAGAGCGGCACGAACGTGAACTCCGTGTGCCCCACCGGCTCCAGCATGATCGCCAGATCGATTTGATTGCTCCGCAGCAGCTCCAGCTGATCGCCATGATCTCCCGGCGCGATTTTGATCACGCACTTCGGGAAACTCTGCTTAAATTCGCGCAACACCGTCGGCAGGATGTACTGACACGCCGTCGTGCTCGCCCCCACCCGCAACCGCCCGTGCCCCCAGTTTGTCAGCGTGTCCAACCCCGTCCGCGCCAGCTCCATCTCGCGCAGGATTTTTTCCGAGTGCCGCAGGAATTGTTCTCCCGCCTGCGTGACCAGCACGCGCTTGCCTACCCGGTCGAGCAACCGGCACCCCAGCTCTTCCTCAAGTGCCTTCATCGCATGGCTCACCGCCGATTGCGTCAGGTACAGATCTTTGGCCGCCAGCGTGAAACTCCCACGACGGGCTACGGTAGAAAAAGCGAGTAGTTGGCGGCTGTCGAGGACGGTCCTCATGGATGAGCGTGGTTCATTATCTTGATGAAATGTTTGAAGAGCAGTAATCGGGCCACCTGTCTCCGCTGGCATGACGTGGGCTAAACAGGACGGCATAACATGCCCGCCGTATCCACAAATCCAGTCTCTCCGGGAAGCCGGCCGCTCCGCGTCGGTTTCCTCGCGCTGACCGACGCCGCCCCGTTCGTCGTCGCCCAGGAGCGCGGACTCTTCGCGAAATACGGCATCGAGGTGGAACTCCGCCGCGAAGTCGGCTGGGCCACTATCCGCGAAAAGATCATCTACGGCGAACTCGACGCCGCCCACGCCCCCGCGCCCATGCTCTGGGCCACCCGCCTCGGCCTCGACTCCGTCGCCTGCCCCGTTCTCACCGCGCTCGTCCTCAATCTCCACGGCAACGCCCTCACGCTCTCCGAGCGTCTCTGGGAGTCTGGCATACGCACGCCCTCCGACCTCCGCGACGAAGCCCGCCGCCGCAGCGGTGAGCGCAAGCTCACCTTCGGCGTCGTATTCATGTTCTCGTCACACCACTTGATGCTCCGCACCTGGCTCCGCGCCGCCGGCATCAACCCCGATAAGGATGTCCGCATCGTCGTCGTCCCGCCCGCCCAGATGTTCCGCAACCTTTCCGCGGGCACCATCGACGGCTACTGCGCCGGCGAACCATGGAACTCCCTAGCCGTCCGCGAAAAGACCGGCTGGTGCCCCGCCTGGAGCGCAGCCATGCAGCCTGACTGCATCGAAAAAGTCCTCATGGTCACCGAGAAGTTCGCGCTCACCCGCCCGCGCGAACACGGCGCCCTAGTCTCCGCCCTCCTCGAAGCCTGCGCTTGGTGCGATGAACCCGCCAACCGCGAGCCGCTCGCTCACCTTCTCTCCGGCCCCGGCTACATCAACCAGTCCACGCGCGTGATTCTTCCCGCGCTCCAAGGCCAGTTCGACTGTGGCCACGACCGCATCGAGCCCGCCCCCGACTTCGTCATCTTCCACCGCAATCACGCCAACGTCCCCACACAGGCCCGCGCGACTTCCCTCCAGGCCGAGCTCGTCGAAGCCGGCCTCCTCCCCGCAAAAGCCGCCGACGCTCAGCTCCCCGGCCGCCTCTTCCGCGAAGATCTTTTTCGTCAAGCCCTCCAACACTCCACGCATGAACTCATCTCCCACTAAGATGCCCGAAACCGCTTCCTCCCCCCTCAATCGCCGCCAGTTCCTCACTCGCGGCGCCGTCGGCCTCGGCACCGCCGCCCTCTTCGGCGCCCTCGGCAACAAGAGCTGGGCCTCCACCGCCGGCTCCGTCTCCGAAGCCCCCGAGACGCCCGACATCAACTTCGGCATGATCGCGCTGACCGACTGCTCCCCCATCGTCATCGCTCACGAAAAAGGCCTGTTCAAAAAGTACGGTATCAACTCCAAGGTGACGAAGGGCGCCAACTGGGCCGCGATCCGCGACAACCTCTCCACCGGCTCCATCCAGGCCACGCACATGCTTATCGGCATGCCGCTCGCTTCCACCATGGGCCTCCAGGGTTCTCCCAAAAAACCCATGGTCATCCCGTGGCTCCTCAACCGCAACGGCCAGGCCATCTCCCTCAAAGCCGAGTGGAAGGGCAAAGTCGGCGCCGACCCCAAAGCCATCAAGCCCTTCGCCGATCAGGCCAAAAAACTCGGCGAGCCGCTCACCTTCGCGATGACCTTCCCGCCCGGCACGCACGCCATGTGGATGCGCTACTACCTTGGCCAGGGCGGCATTCACCCCGACAAGGACGTCTCCCTCATCACCGTCCCGCCCGCCCAGATGGTCGCCAATATGAAGATCGGCAAAATGGACGGCTTCTGCGTCGGCGAGCCGTGGAACGCCCGGGCCATCGCCGACAACATCGGCTTCACCTCCGTCACCACGCAGGACATGTGGAAAGATCACCCGGAAAAAGTCTGCGCGTTCACCGAGGAGTTCGCGGAGAAAAATCCGAAAACCGTCAAAGCCATCCTCAAGGCTCTCCACGAAGCCTCCGTCTGGCTCGACGACATGGCCAACCGCCCGGAGCAGTGCGAAATCGTCTCCCGCGCGACCTACATCAACTGCGATAAAAAGATCATCCTCGGCCGCCTCCTCGGCGAACTCGACTACGGCGACGGTCGCAAAGTCACCGACGCCTCGCCGATGCACTTCAGCAAAAACAACTGCAACTACCCGCAGCCCAAATTCGCGAAGTGGTTCCTTTCCCAATACCGCCGCTGGGGCATGGTCGCTGGCGCGCCCGACTACGAGGGCGTCGCGAAGAAGGTAATGCGCCCCGACATTTACGAGGAGGCCATGAAGGAAATCGGCGTCACTCACGGCGGTCTCGATAACAGCGCCTTCTCGCTCTTCGACGGCAAGTCCTTCGATCCCTCCAATCCCGAGGCCTACGCCACCAGCTTCGAGGTCAACACACTCAAGGGCTGATCGCTTCGTCATCAACAAGTGCGCTGCTCGCCGTACTCTACCGCAATCCAGTCCCGCTAAACCGCACCACGCTCTCTGCTCCCATGAAATCATTCAAACTCGACTGGCTCATCCTCCCGATCGTCGGGATGTTCATCGTCCTGGCCGGCTGGCAGCTGCTCGCGGGAAAGAAAATTACCACCAAGGATCAAGAGGGCAACATCCTCACCGAGGAACGCCAGGGCCTCGTCCCCGCTCTTCCCAACATCGGCGAGACGTGGACTTCCAGTAAGCCTTACATCGTCGAGCCCATGGCCAAGCGCGGAGAACTCGATCAGGGCATGTTGAAATTCACCCTCATGTCCCTCGGCCTCGTCGCCGTCGGCTACGCCATCGCCCTCATCGTCGGCGTACCCATCGGCTTCTGGCTCGGGCTCTCGCCCACCTTCGCCAAGATGTTCGACCCGATCATTCAAGTGCTCCGCCCTGTCTCGCCGCTCGCGTGGCTGCCGCTTGGATACATTATGTTCATGGAGGCAGGCAAAGACACCGGCACGCTCGCCGCGCTCTTCACCATCGCGATCTGCTCCATGTGGCCGACCGTCCTCAACACCGCTGTCGGTGTCCGCGCCGTCCCTCAGGATTATCTCAACGTCGGCCGCGTCCTGAAGCTCTCCAAGACCAAGACGCTCTTCAAAATTCTCATCCCCGCGACGCTACCCTACATGTTCACCGGCTTCCGCCTCAGCCTCGGCATCGCGTGGCTCGTCATCGTCGCCGCCGAGATGCTCACCGGCCGCCCCGGCGTCGGTGGCTTCCTTTGGCAAGAGTACAACTCGCTCATCTACGAACACATCATCCTTTCGATTATCACCATTGGCGTCGTCGGCTTCATCCTCGATCGCCTCATGAGCGTCGTCGAAAAGCGCTTCAAGACCGCCTGAGCCCGTCGCCGTGAACTTCCTCTCCTCTAATTCACCCGCCCGCTCGGCAGGCATCGAGTCATCCCGCTCCGCCGGGCAGCACGCGCGCTCCCATTCGCCCGGCCTGCGCGACGGCGACTCACCCGAAATCGCTCAACTTACCTTCGGTTTCCTCCCGCTCACCGACGCCGCCCCGCTCATCGTCGCCCTCGCCAAGGGCCTCTTCAAAGACCACGGCCTCGACGTCACTCTCCGCCGCGAAAGCAGCTGGACCTCTCTGCGCGACACGCTCAACCGCGGCGAATCCCACGGCGCGCAAATGCTCTTCGGCATGCCCGTCGCCGCCGGCTGCGGTCTCCTTGGCGGCGATCAACGCCCGCTCATCATCCCGTGGGTGATGAACCGCAACGGCCAGGCCATCACTCTCAACGCCCGCTACAAAGGCAAAGTCGCCGACAACGCCCGCGCTCTCCGCTCTGCCGCCATCGAGGGGCGCGACTCCGGCCGCCCGCTCGTATTTGGACACACCTTACGCGTCGGCACCCACGCCCTCTGGCTCCGCTACTGGCTCGCCGCCGGCGGCATTCATCCGGGTAACGACGTCGCCCTCATCACCGTTCCTCCCGCGCAGATGGTCGCCAACATACGCGCCGGTCGCATGGACGGCTTCTGCGTCGGCGAACCGTGGAACGCCCGCGCCATCGCCGAGGGCCTCGGCTACACCGCCATCACCACACAAGAGGTCTGGCCCGATCATCCCGACAAGGTCTTCGCCTTCTCCGAACAATTCGCCGCCCTCCACCCGCGCTCCGTCATCGCCTCCCTCAAAGCCCTCGAACAAGCCGGTGCCTGGCTCGACGAGCCCGCCAATCACGCCGAAGCCGCCGAGCTCCTCGCGCGCCCCGAATACCTCAACTGCGACGTCCACTGGATTCTCTCCCGTCTCGACGGCAAAATCGATTACGGCGACGGCCGCTCCTCGACCAGCGACTACCCCATCACCTTCGCCCGCCGCAGTGCCAATCGCCCGCGTGTCAGCCACGCCATCTGGATGATGACGCAGTTCCGCCGCTGGGGCCTGCACTACGGCGCACCCGACTACTCCACCGTCGCCGCCCGCGTCATCCGCACCGATCTCCACGCGCAGGCTCTCCGCGAGCTCGGCGTCGTTGACCTCAGCCCCATCGACGGCCCCGAGACTTTCTTCGACGGCAAGGTCTTCGATCCCGCCAATCCCGAGGCCTACGCCCGCAGTTTCGAGCTCCACAACCTCGCCGGTTAACCGCCACGCGCTCCTCCCATGTCTTTTCTCGAAATCAAAAACGCTTCGAAGTCGTATCTCAACGGCGGCAAGCGCTCCGAGGTCTTAACCGACATCAACCTCGACATCGCCGAGGGTGAATTCGTCGCCATCGTCGGCTACTCCGGCGCAGGCAAAAGCACGCTCATCAACTTCCTCTCCGGTCTCGTGAAATCCGATACCGGCACCGTCACGCTTGAGGGAAAGCCCATCACCGGCCCCGGTCCCGACCGTGGCCTCATCTTCCAAAACTACTCGCTGCTCCCCTGGCTCACCGTCTTCGAAAACATCGCCCTCGCCGTCGACGAAATCTTTCACGACTGGTCCGCCGATAAACGCCGCGAACACATCGATCGCTACATCGCCATGGTGAAGCTCACTCGCGCGCGTGACAAAAAACCTCACGAGCTTTCCGGCGGTATGCGCCAGCGCGTCAGCGTCGCCCGGACCCTCGCGATGAATCCGCGAATCCTCCTCATGGACGAGCCATTCGGCGCGCTCGACGCCCTCACCCGCGGCGATCTTCAGCAGGAGACGCTCCAGATCTGGGAGGAAGACAAACGCACCGTCGTCCTCATCACCAACGATCCCGACGAAGCCATCCTCATGGCCGACCGCGTCATCCCGCTCACCGCCGGACCCCGCGCCACCCTCGGACCAAGCATCCCGATCACACTTCCCCGCCCGCGCCGCCGCGCCGAGCTCAACGAAAATTACGACTTCAAACAGATCCGCGCCGAGGTCACCGACTACCTCCTCAAAGCCACCGACCGCCGCAAAGGCGGCGTCACCAAATCCCTCATCCTTCCCGACATCGAGCCCGAGGATCTCAACACGAAGCAAACCATCATCGGCAAACGCCGCCCGATCCGCCGCAGCGAAATCAAACAGGAGACCGTTGAATCATGAGCGCCTACCTCGAAATCTCCGACCTCAAGAAAGTCTACCCAACGCCGAAGGGCGACGCCGTCATCGTCCAAAACATCAACCTCAAGATCAAAAGGGGTGAGTTCGTTACCGTCATCGGCCACTCCGGCTGCGGCAAGAGCACCGTCCTCATGATGGTCGCCGGCCTCAATCCGATCACCGAGGGCAACATCGTCCTCGCTGGCAAAGAACTGGACGGCCCCGGCCCCGATCGCGGCATGGTTTTCCAATCACCTTCGTTGCTGCCGTGGCTCACCGCTCGCGAAAACGTCATGCTCGGCATCGAGCAGGTTTTCTTCACCGCATCCAAGGAAGAGCGTCTCCAGATCGCCGAGTATTTTCTTACCGTCGTCGGCCTCGGCGAGTCGATGGATAAAAAGCCTGCCGAACTTTCCCAAGGCATGAGACAGCGCGTCGGCATTGCCCGCGCTTTCGCCCTCAAGCCCAAGATGCTTCTCCTCGATGAGCCCTTCGGCATGTTGGATTCACTCACCCGATACGAACTCCAGCAGGTCCTCATCGACCTCTGGCGCAAGAACCAGATCACCGCCATGATGGTCACGCACGACGTGGATGAAGCCCTCTTCCTCTCCGACCGCATCGTCTGCATGACCGACGGGCCAGCCGCCGAGATCGGCGAAATCATCGAGGTCAACTTCCCCCGCC from Nibricoccus aquaticus includes:
- a CDS encoding LysR family transcriptional regulator; amino-acid sequence: MRTVLDSRQLLAFSTVARRGSFTLAAKDLYLTQSAVSHAMKALEEELGCRLLDRVGKRVLVTQAGEQFLRHSEKILREMELARTGLDTLTNWGHGRLRVGASTTACQYILPTVLREFKQSFPKCVIKIAPGDHGDQLELLRSNQIDLAIMLEPVGHTEFTFVPLFEDELRFLVAPLHPWAQAGRVDREALAEETLIMYNKTSYTFRLVSEYFRDEKMALVNFIELGSMEAIKELVKIGLGAGVISPWIARAELQSGALVSFALGKRKLKRNWGVVHLRGRRLPLGEETFVGLCRTVTERFGE
- a CDS encoding CmpA/NrtA family ABC transporter substrate-binding protein, giving the protein MPAVSTNPVSPGSRPLRVGFLALTDAAPFVVAQERGLFAKYGIEVELRREVGWATIREKIIYGELDAAHAPAPMLWATRLGLDSVACPVLTALVLNLHGNALTLSERLWESGIRTPSDLRDEARRRSGERKLTFGVVFMFSSHHLMLRTWLRAAGINPDKDVRIVVVPPAQMFRNLSAGTIDGYCAGEPWNSLAVREKTGWCPAWSAAMQPDCIEKVLMVTEKFALTRPREHGALVSALLEACAWCDEPANREPLAHLLSGPGYINQSTRVILPALQGQFDCGHDRIEPAPDFVIFHRNHANVPTQARATSLQAELVEAGLLPAKAADAQLPGRLFREDLFRQALQHSTHELISH
- a CDS encoding CmpA/NrtA family ABC transporter substrate-binding protein; the protein is MNSSPTKMPETASSPLNRRQFLTRGAVGLGTAALFGALGNKSWASTAGSVSEAPETPDINFGMIALTDCSPIVIAHEKGLFKKYGINSKVTKGANWAAIRDNLSTGSIQATHMLIGMPLASTMGLQGSPKKPMVIPWLLNRNGQAISLKAEWKGKVGADPKAIKPFADQAKKLGEPLTFAMTFPPGTHAMWMRYYLGQGGIHPDKDVSLITVPPAQMVANMKIGKMDGFCVGEPWNARAIADNIGFTSVTTQDMWKDHPEKVCAFTEEFAEKNPKTVKAILKALHEASVWLDDMANRPEQCEIVSRATYINCDKKIILGRLLGELDYGDGRKVTDASPMHFSKNNCNYPQPKFAKWFLSQYRRWGMVAGAPDYEGVAKKVMRPDIYEEAMKEIGVTHGGLDNSAFSLFDGKSFDPSNPEAYATSFEVNTLKG
- the ntrB gene encoding nitrate ABC transporter permease, whose product is MKSFKLDWLILPIVGMFIVLAGWQLLAGKKITTKDQEGNILTEERQGLVPALPNIGETWTSSKPYIVEPMAKRGELDQGMLKFTLMSLGLVAVGYAIALIVGVPIGFWLGLSPTFAKMFDPIIQVLRPVSPLAWLPLGYIMFMEAGKDTGTLAALFTIAICSMWPTVLNTAVGVRAVPQDYLNVGRVLKLSKTKTLFKILIPATLPYMFTGFRLSLGIAWLVIVAAEMLTGRPGVGGFLWQEYNSLIYEHIILSIITIGVVGFILDRLMSVVEKRFKTA
- a CDS encoding CmpA/NrtA family ABC transporter substrate-binding protein, which produces MNFLSSNSPARSAGIESSRSAGQHARSHSPGLRDGDSPEIAQLTFGFLPLTDAAPLIVALAKGLFKDHGLDVTLRRESSWTSLRDTLNRGESHGAQMLFGMPVAAGCGLLGGDQRPLIIPWVMNRNGQAITLNARYKGKVADNARALRSAAIEGRDSGRPLVFGHTLRVGTHALWLRYWLAAGGIHPGNDVALITVPPAQMVANIRAGRMDGFCVGEPWNARAIAEGLGYTAITTQEVWPDHPDKVFAFSEQFAALHPRSVIASLKALEQAGAWLDEPANHAEAAELLARPEYLNCDVHWILSRLDGKIDYGDGRSSTSDYPITFARRSANRPRVSHAIWMMTQFRRWGLHYGAPDYSTVAARVIRTDLHAQALRELGVVDLSPIDGPETFFDGKVFDPANPEAYARSFELHNLAG
- a CDS encoding ABC transporter ATP-binding protein, whose protein sequence is MSFLEIKNASKSYLNGGKRSEVLTDINLDIAEGEFVAIVGYSGAGKSTLINFLSGLVKSDTGTVTLEGKPITGPGPDRGLIFQNYSLLPWLTVFENIALAVDEIFHDWSADKRREHIDRYIAMVKLTRARDKKPHELSGGMRQRVSVARTLAMNPRILLMDEPFGALDALTRGDLQQETLQIWEEDKRTVVLITNDPDEAILMADRVIPLTAGPRATLGPSIPITLPRPRRRAELNENYDFKQIRAEVTDYLLKATDRRKGGVTKSLILPDIEPEDLNTKQTIIGKRRPIRRSEIKQETVES
- a CDS encoding ABC transporter ATP-binding protein yields the protein MSAYLEISDLKKVYPTPKGDAVIVQNINLKIKRGEFVTVIGHSGCGKSTVLMMVAGLNPITEGNIVLAGKELDGPGPDRGMVFQSPSLLPWLTARENVMLGIEQVFFTASKEERLQIAEYFLTVVGLGESMDKKPAELSQGMRQRVGIARAFALKPKMLLLDEPFGMLDSLTRYELQQVLIDLWRKNQITAMMVTHDVDEALFLSDRIVCMTDGPAAEIGEIIEVNFPRPRDRKAVMEHPDYYKLREQLITFLEVRAHRHHAPAAPAAKSEAAVAHTT